From the Theobroma cacao cultivar B97-61/B2 chromosome 2, Criollo_cocoa_genome_V2, whole genome shotgun sequence genome, one window contains:
- the LOC18607537 gene encoding SKP1-like protein 1A, with protein sequence MASTSKKIMLRSSDGEAFEVEEAVAVESQTIKHMIEDDCADNEIPVPNVTSKILAKVLEYCKKHVDAAADKEKIPEDDLKVWDADFVKVDQNTLFDLILAANYLNIKSLLDLTCQTVAEMIKGKTPEEIRKTFNIKNDFTPEEEEEVRRENQWAFE encoded by the exons ATGGCGTCGACTTCGAAGAAGATAATGTTAAGGAGCTCCGACGGAGAGGCGTTCGAGGTGGAGGAAGCGGTGGCGGTTGAGTCGCAGACGATCAAGCACATGATCGAAGACGATTGCGCCGACAACGAGATCCCTGTCCCCAACGTCACCAGCAAGATCTTGGCCAAGGTCCTCGAGTACTGCAAGAAGCACGTCGATGCAGCCGCCGACAAGGAAAAGATCCCCGAGGATGATCTCAAGGTGTGGGATGCTGATTTTGTCAAGgttgaccaaaataccctctTTGACCTGATCTTG GCTGCGAACTATTTGAACATCAAGAGTTTGTTGGACTTGACTTGCCAAACTGTTGCTGAAATGATCAAGGGGAAGACACCCGAGGAGATTCGCAAGACCTTCAACATTAAGAATGATTTTACCCCAGAGGAAGAAGAGGAGGTTAGGAGGGAGAACCAGTGGGCATTTGAGTGA
- the LOC18607541 gene encoding uncharacterized protein LOC18607541, translating to MSRCLPFPPPGYVRNGVSGEALLEQIKVQRERVMAEREKKKEKWMSKKEKRKEREQGEICDQKPGHHERHKRLRSNEGGGRSENQDKTEYGTQEMGSSGLTEELKQPISDSFYESSDNSQSIHKKRNSGSRNECGNIVQIDVQLQKHKTPEALSRKPDCSTIMMDSVVQNKLELPVEEHFSSASGVPATDVQEFVPPPLRELSHSTQTARIYKDEKSKMTLKEKFRELEEKKWLLRPLQIEQFDVGDQEGLLGRKPPRGDICETSNASSVVLYHGYSTACPYDQHLLHSLLMLDSGVQKKLELDPTPVQEQLSSDCVPATDEKCEMAPTSSCSEISLLQIESQFRELVANWLPPSLQSEHFDIGDQDWLFETKQPRSDIRDASKASYDVLHQGDFTRYPRAQYLPQANIHALPYAVPY from the exons ATGTCACGGTGCTTACCGTTTCCCCCGCCGGGGTACGTGCGGAATGGAGTGAGTGGGGAGGCTCTTTTGGAGCAGATTAAG GTTCAAAGAGAAAGAGTGATGGCTgaaagggaaaagaagaaggagaaatggatgagcaagaaagagaagaggaaagaaagggAGCAAGGAGAGATTTGCGACCAAAAACCAGGTCATCATGAAAGGCATAAGCGTTTGAGGAGCAATGAAGGTGGAGGAAGAAGTGAAAATCAAGATAAAACTGAATATGGAACCCAGGAGATGGGGTCGAGCGGCCTCACTGAAGAGCTTAAGCAGCCTATTTCTGACAGCTTTTATGAGTCTTCAGACAACAGCCAAAGCATTcataagaaaagaaacagCGGATCCCGCAATGAATGTG GAAATATTGTTCAGATTGATGTCCAGCTGCAAAAGCACAAGACTCCTGAAGCCCTATCCCGCAAACCAGACTGCTCTACCATAATGATGGATTCTGTAGTGCAGAATAAGCTTGAATTACCTGTTGAGGAGCACTTTTCTTCGGCCTCTGGTGTGCCAGCTACTGATGTCCAAGAGTTTGTTCCACCACCTCTAAGAGAGCTCTCACATTCCACTCAGACAGCTAGGATCTATAAGGATGAGAAATCCAAAATGACTCTGAAAGAAAAATTCAGAGAGTTGGAGGAGAAGAAGTGGCTTCTCCGTCCCCTGCAGATTGAGCAATTTGATGTTGGTGATCAAGAGGGGCTCTTGGGGAGGAAGCCACCCAGAGGCGACATTTGCGAGACATCCAATGCTAGCAGTGTTGTCCTGTATCATGGTTACTCTACTGCATGTCCCTATGATCAGCATTTACTCCACTCACTTTTAATGCTGGATTCTGGAGTCCAAAAGAAGCTTGAATTGGATCCTACACCTGTCCAAGAGCAACTTTCATCTGATTGTGTGCCTGCTACTGATGAGAAGTGTGAAATGGCTCCAACATCCAGCTGCTCTGAAATTAGCTTGCTGCAGATAGAATCACAATTCAGAGAGTTAGTCGCGAACTGGCTTCCCCCTTCCTTGCAGTCTGAGCACTTCGACATTGGAGACCAAGACTGGCTCTTCGAGACGAAGCAACCCAGGAGCGACATAAGAGACGCATCTAAAGCTAGTTATGATGTTTTACATCAAGGAGACTTCACTCGGTATCCACGTGCCCAATACTTGCCCCAGGCTAACATACATGCCTTGCCATATGCAGTACCATACTAA
- the LOC18607540 gene encoding uncharacterized protein LOC18607540, translating to MKVQMLQLLLLFAVIDFDNTDVAWKKYDSITAREPFKQFGCSERLYQGVFGPLLRVGLFAPEELCSAAASQGVLYYLILAHQKHFDVVFCRGTAREKIFEPWVESPKAKGCEMLEDKKVTDIIFNDETGCITEVVCGKETDSADTVILAVGIATLQEIIKKS from the exons ATGAAGGTGCAAATGTTGCAg CTGCTCCTTCTTTTCGCAGTAATTGACTTTGACAACACTGATGTTGCCTGGAAAAAATATGATTCAA TTACTGCAAGGGAGCCGTTTAAACAGTTTGGATGCTCGGAGAGGCTCTATCAGGGTGTTTTTGGTCCATTACTTCGAGTGGGTTTGTTTGCTCCAGAGGAGCTATGTAGTGCTGCAGCTTCTCAAGGGGTGctatattatttaattcttGCCCACCAg AAACATTTCGATGTAGTATTTTGTCGTGGGACCGCTAGAGAGAAGATTTTTGAGCCATGGGTGGAGTCTCCGAAGGCTAAAGGTTGTGAGATGCTGGAGGATAAGAAGGTGACTGATATCATCTTCAATGACGAAACAGGCTGCATAACTGAAGTAGTTTGTGGTAAGGAGACTGACAGTGCTGATACAGTTATCTTGGCTGTTGGGATTGCCACACTTCAAGAAATTATCAAGAAAAG TTGA
- the LOC18607542 gene encoding CDP-diacylglycerol--inositol 3-phosphatidyltransferase 1, translating to MANKPKPRSRQLSVYLYIPNIIGYIRILLNCYAFARCFSSKRLFAVLYFLSFVCDALDGWCARKFNQASTFGAVLDMVTDRISTACLLVILSQVYRPSLVFLSLLALDIASHWLQMYSTFLVGKASHKDVKDSSSWLFKLYYGNRMFMGFCCVACEVLYITLFLIAKNHTENLMAVIVTTLKQGSPLSFLVALSLLGCSIKQVINFIQMKTAADACVLYDTEKKQKP from the exons ATGGCCAACAAGCCTAAACCAAGATCACGGCAACTGTCTGTTTACCTTTACATTCCAAATATTATTG GTTATATAAGAATTCTCTTGAATTGCTATGCTTTTGCTCGATGCTTTTCCAGCAAAAGACTTTTTGCTGTTCTTTATTTCCTAAG CTTTGTTTGTGATGCTTTGGATGGTTGGTGTGCTCGCAAATTCAACCAGG CTTCAACATTTGGAGCTGTTTTGGACATGGTAACGGATAG GATTAGCACTGCTTGTCTACTGGTTATACTTTCTCAAGTGTATAG GCCTAGCTTGGTTTTCTTGTCATTGCTAGCCTTAGATATTGCTAGCCATTGGCTGCAGATGTACAG TACATTCCTAGTGGGTAAGGCTAGTCATAAAGATGTGAAAGACAGCTCCAGTTGGCTTTTCAAGCTCTACTATGGAAATCGGATGTTTATGGGTTTTTGTTGTGTGGCTTGTGAG GTTCTTTACATAACCTTATTTCTTATCGCAAAGAACCATACTGAGAATTTGATGGCT gttATAGTGACTACCCTGAAACAGGGCTCGCCTCTTTCTTTTCTAGTTGCTTTAAGTTTACTTGGGTGCTCAATCAAGCAGGTCATCAATTTTATACAG ATGAAGACAGCAGCAGATGCGTGTGTGCTTTACGACACTGAAAAAAAACAGAAGCCCTGa